In Humulus lupulus chromosome 7, drHumLupu1.1, whole genome shotgun sequence, the following are encoded in one genomic region:
- the LOC133790683 gene encoding CMP-sialic acid transporter 1 isoform X1 produces the protein MQWYYVAALLTVLTSSQGILTTLSQSNGKYIYDYATIPFLAEVFKLLVSSLLLWRECRALPSTRMTTDWKSVRLYPIPSIIYLIHNNVQFATLVYVDTSTYQIMGNLKIVTTGILFRLFLKRKLSNLQWMAIILLAVGTTTSQVKGCGAASCDSMFSAPIQGYMLGILSACLSALAGVYTEFLMKKNNDSLYWQNVQLYTFGAIFNMARLLVDDFRGGFENGPWWQRLFNGYTITTWLVVLNLGSTGLLVSWLMKYADNIVKVYSTSMAMLLTMVLSVYLFNFKPTLQLFLGIVICMMSLHMYFAPSNVLVDIPVTVKAAPESLKDVSVERITDS, from the exons ATGCAGTGGTACTACGTAGCTGCGTTACTCACCGTTCTTACCAGCTCTCAG GGAATATTGACTACTCTTTCCCAAAGCAATGGCAAGTACATCTATGACTATGCAACTATTCCATTTCTTGCTGAAGTGTTCAAG CTATTAGTCTCTAGTTTACTGCTATGGAGAGAATGCCGAGCATTACCTTCTACACGAATGACTACAGATTGGAAAAGTGTGCGCTTATATCCTATTCCTTCAATCATATATCTAATTCACAATAATGTGCAGTTTGCTACTCTGGTTTATGTTGATACATCAACATATCAGATAATGGGAAATCTGAAGATCGTCACTACTGGCATCTTGTTCAG GCTATTCCTAAAGAGGAAGCTCTCTAATCTGCAGTGGATGGCCATCATTCTATTAGCTGTTGGAACAACCACAAGCCAG GTTAAAGGTTGTGGAGCAGCTTCATGTGATTCTATGTTCTCAGCACCAATCCAAGGATATATGCTGGGCATCCTATCTGCTTGTCTTTCAGCATTAGCTGGTGTTTACACAGaatttttgatgaagaaaaacaaTGATAGCTTGTACTGGCAGAATGTACAATTGTATAC GTTTGGGGCAATTTTCAACATGGCACGGCTTCTCGTGGATGATTTCAGGGGTGGATTTGAGAACGGACCTTGGTGGCAGCGACTCTTCAATGGATACACCATTACAACGTGGTTGGTGGTCTTAAATCTTGGATCAACGGGCTTGTTAGTTTCTTGGCTGATGAAATATGCTGATAACATTGTTAAG GTCTATTCAACATCAATGGCAATGCTGCTGACAATGGTTTTATCTGTCTACCTTTTCAACTTCAAGCCCACCTTGCAG CTATTCTTGGGAATTGTTATTTGTATGATGTCACTGCACATGTATTTTGCGCCCTCAAATGTGCTTGTAGACATACCAGTGACGGTTAAAGCTGCTCCTGAGAGTTTGAAAGATGTTTCAGTTGAACGAATAACAGATTCATGA
- the LOC133790683 gene encoding CMP-sialic acid transporter 1 isoform X2, with product MQWYYVAALLTVLTSSQGILTTLSQSNGKYIYDYATIPFLAEVFKFATLVYVDTSTYQIMGNLKIVTTGILFRLFLKRKLSNLQWMAIILLAVGTTTSQVKGCGAASCDSMFSAPIQGYMLGILSACLSALAGVYTEFLMKKNNDSLYWQNVQLYTFGAIFNMARLLVDDFRGGFENGPWWQRLFNGYTITTWLVVLNLGSTGLLVSWLMKYADNIVKVYSTSMAMLLTMVLSVYLFNFKPTLQLFLGIVICMMSLHMYFAPSNVLVDIPVTVKAAPESLKDVSVERITDS from the exons ATGCAGTGGTACTACGTAGCTGCGTTACTCACCGTTCTTACCAGCTCTCAG GGAATATTGACTACTCTTTCCCAAAGCAATGGCAAGTACATCTATGACTATGCAACTATTCCATTTCTTGCTGAAGTGTTCAAG TTTGCTACTCTGGTTTATGTTGATACATCAACATATCAGATAATGGGAAATCTGAAGATCGTCACTACTGGCATCTTGTTCAG GCTATTCCTAAAGAGGAAGCTCTCTAATCTGCAGTGGATGGCCATCATTCTATTAGCTGTTGGAACAACCACAAGCCAG GTTAAAGGTTGTGGAGCAGCTTCATGTGATTCTATGTTCTCAGCACCAATCCAAGGATATATGCTGGGCATCCTATCTGCTTGTCTTTCAGCATTAGCTGGTGTTTACACAGaatttttgatgaagaaaaacaaTGATAGCTTGTACTGGCAGAATGTACAATTGTATAC GTTTGGGGCAATTTTCAACATGGCACGGCTTCTCGTGGATGATTTCAGGGGTGGATTTGAGAACGGACCTTGGTGGCAGCGACTCTTCAATGGATACACCATTACAACGTGGTTGGTGGTCTTAAATCTTGGATCAACGGGCTTGTTAGTTTCTTGGCTGATGAAATATGCTGATAACATTGTTAAG GTCTATTCAACATCAATGGCAATGCTGCTGACAATGGTTTTATCTGTCTACCTTTTCAACTTCAAGCCCACCTTGCAG CTATTCTTGGGAATTGTTATTTGTATGATGTCACTGCACATGTATTTTGCGCCCTCAAATGTGCTTGTAGACATACCAGTGACGGTTAAAGCTGCTCCTGAGAGTTTGAAAGATGTTTCAGTTGAACGAATAACAGATTCATGA